The sequence atctttggatCGTTATAATTACTAAAGCAtgcgatttttgttttaaaaaaatcgtattatgaacctttaacatttaattattcttagcaatttttaaatgcaacagaaacaattgaataatgtgattttaaatgattttttgaagaatttctttaatatggctacgattttacttgaaaattgtacagATTTAAccacttctaattttaaattgttgaactttaaatattaatatggtGTAATCGTTGCGTTTTCAAGgcttgaatttgacaaatttaattttttcaatttcacctagaaataattatttaaaacttgatagtGGTTCGTGTTTCGCTTTTGgatgcgttaaaaattcaatacttttatgttaaaataaaaaaaaatgttaagttttaaattcaagtttctgaaactttatttcatattgaaaaaatgatagggAAAAATTGAAAGTGTAGcgttttttatgcaaattcagcagtcaaaaattataataattaaaaatcaaagaaagcattcaattattcaatcgaaattttttttgttaagtttaaatTGATGAACCTTTTGgaagatttttcaaatgaaaaaattattattagtgatTGGTTTTAAAATCTGCTCATTTTTAAggatagaatttgaaaaattattatcttaatttttcattgttttgaaattattctggAGGCACTTAGTTAAAAGATGTTTAATGACAAATCCTTTGCATTGAAAACTGTGCAACtaggaaatatttcaattttattctttacaattccgaaaaatttatgaaatcagaaggcttctaatctgaaaattttcaattatgatatattttaaaatgaaattgtcctgacctttttaatacttttatttgaaactaaaaaattgtgaaaggaTCAAACTTTTCTAGAAATAtgcattcaaaactataattttaaataaaaattatagatattttaaagatgataaatatattattaatatcataTCATGTAATATCATGTGACTGTCAAAGTGATTCGAtagaattttttcactaaaaaatgtgatttctactcaagaaatcatttaaaattgaataattttaaatctaatctATTCCGCCCTCTAGTTATAAATGTCGGCAAAAAATTGAAACGAATATTTTCTTAGGTAAACGCACAAGACGAAACGCATTACACGCTTTTCGCGCCAAATCAAACAGCAATGAACGAAGCTGATGAGATGATAAGAAATCTTCTGGAGCAGGAACGAGAACCGAGTTTGGAATTCGGAGGAATTTACACTGCAAAAATAGTCGAAGTTCGCGAGAGTGGAGTGATGGTGACGTTATTTCCATCTATGGTCCCTACTTTATTGCACAATACACAACTAGACATGCGCTTAGTTCGACATCCTAGTGCTCTTGGCCTCGAAGTCGGTCAGgaaattcaaatcaaatatttcGGCAGGGATCCAGCTTCAGGACAAATGCGACTTTCCAGGAAAGTTTTGCAACCAGCGTCATCCGTTGTTCGAAATTTGTCGTAGTCTCTTTAGTAGTTAGGTCAATTcactttttaattctcttattcaTTTTGAGTTGCATGAATATTCTCGAAATGGGGTTGttgcatattttcaaacatatatttttttttgctggcgAAATTAAAAGggcactaaaaatataataaaattgctTGAGGAAAGTTTTCTAAAGTAAGTTtgaagatatatatatattttttttataaagtatactttttaaatttttcgcggGAAAATGAGACATTCTGAGTGGTTTAGCGTTTTATAGGATGCGACGTTTCAAGATCAGAGAGTTCTTTGAATATGAGTTtcgatacttttttcaaaatatttctttttcaggtCTGTAgtattcaaacctttttttttcaattttctaaaatttttcgaatcttaagagcatgtgacacagctaaatacctatattaccgaccacagtttttcagttcactgaatgtttttttgaacctaagaactttttttgtaaataaagtattaagctgaaactttgggaaatgtattagagtacaataaagtacatttaggtacagcattttggtaggaacttcactgaaaattatttcatcttttttctgaacNNNNNNNNNNNNNNNNNNNNNNNNNNNNNNNNNNNNNNNNNNNNNNNNNNNNNNNNNNNNNNNNNNNNNNNNNNNNNNNNNNNNNNNNNNNNNNNNNNNNcatctataagaaactttgacaaaaatttataaaatttcaacaaaatgtcaaaattttgaaaatgcactcaatttttaaattttggttccaaatatctgcttaacgaacttagcctttattttgggaatccttcaaaagttagcgtggctacagcatataggtaaccatacatacagacagacaccgataaaattgtatgaGTTTCGGATTCTGTGTGCGCCGaaatgtaaagatccgttaaaaaccagagaccgaaaatttggacgattacattacactaacgtttttaatttccatccaaattaaaaatgtcatttggataatttgcaagtatttttctcaagtatcggagacattgacaacattttctgaaacttgaaaaaaaattatgtaaaatgttaaaaaaagctctaattttttaaattgtgtgctaatcgaaaaattcggctagaatagtttgaaatgtatttggtatctactgaaaattttgaataaattttttggatttataaaaaaaataattttttctattttttgaaaattttcaaattttggaaaagtatataacttttccaatattcatgaaaattagacattttatttggataatttgcaagtctttaacCCAtgtatgagaaactttgacaacaatttataaaatttcaacaacaaaaaatttcaaaattttgaaaatgctctcaatttttcaatttcggttcgaaatatctgattaacgaactcagcctttattttggggaccttcagaagtgtatcaaatgcggacttgaTTGAAccaatccttcaaaagttagcatggctacaacattcaggtaaccatacatacagacatacagacagacatcgatgaaattttatcgttttcggattctgtgagtgccgaaacgtaaagatccgttaaaacccagagattgaaaatttggacgattacattacattctcaggaatgagaatgtaagaaaTTGTAAAcgacaattataaaaaaaaagaatcgcaTATTAACCACATAAAaggtctaatttaaaaattgctaataAATTTGTGACGTTGGcttaactttttaactttataCACTATACTatgataaaaatgatatattttggcATATTAGCGATGTAATTTCTAAAAGTTGAgagattttaataattagaaagtttcaattgaaaaactcttGGTAATAATTTTCAGAGTTCAGAGTTTTCTctactaattcaaattaaaaatcttaaaataatgtgatactttaaaacttgaaaacattgattaaaaagttagaaaaaaacatagattttttagtatttttaaattaaaatttccaagctTCTTAAATATTTAGAATGATTTCACGATAATAaccaaatttctgtaaatttctggaaaaatttatacTGACttcatatttcgaaaaattaattttaagagaagatTAACCAAGATTGCAAAAcatcttaaatt comes from Belonocnema kinseyi isolate 2016_QV_RU_SX_M_011 chromosome 5, B_treatae_v1, whole genome shotgun sequence and encodes:
- the LOC117173869 gene encoding polyribonucleotide nucleotidyltransferase 1, mitochondrial-like, with translation MWRGIEDYMGDMDFKISGTKTGITALQADIKIPGLPLKIVMEALTQASKAKSQIRQLMHEAISEPRVTKKDNMPVTQSLEVPLHQRGKFMGVAGGNLKKILFETGVQVNAQDETHYTLFAPNQTAMNEADEMIRNLLEQEREPSLEFGGIYTAKIVEVRESGVMVTLFPSMVPTLLHNTQLDMRLVRHPSALGLEVGQEIQIKYFGRDPASGQMRLSRKVLQPASSVVRNLS